A portion of the Microlunatus phosphovorus NM-1 genome contains these proteins:
- a CDS encoding DNA polymerase Y family protein has product MSVGTLSELSDSVATSPRVMVVWCPDWPVVAAIAAEELSSEAPVAVLAGNQVLFCSSSARLDGVRRGMRRRDAVARCPELSCIEGNEARDQRAYEQVLSGLEQLVATVTPLRPGLCALPVPRRFYGGEPQAAAVIAEMLVEYGVWDCRVGVADGMFAAEQAARRAEAQSWFVVPAGGSARFLADLEIGALDAGAPQDSELVSLLRRLGIRRLGEFAALSVRDVATRFGTHGSWLHRLCRGADARVAAGRRPPLELTQRAMFEPPLETIEPIAFSTRQTADRFVAELSRHGLVCTTVTIEVHGDRGWQGMRTWGHPRWFSSADLIDRVFWQLQGDPAPEPVGEVRLVPEAVESLGDHGDGLWGSAADDRVDRGVSRLQGMLGPEAVVAPAVQGGRGPARRQASVPWGERVEGLRSASLPWPGSIPPPAPTRVFTQPRPAMVVGQDGRRVTVSDRGLVVGEPTRFRPDPAGPVLGVQAWAGPWPIDELWWDPADARQVARFQLVGVDGSAWLLVVERGQWWTEARYD; this is encoded by the coding sequence ATGAGTGTCGGCACCCTGTCGGAGTTGTCGGACTCGGTGGCCACGTCGCCGCGGGTGATGGTGGTCTGGTGTCCCGACTGGCCGGTGGTCGCCGCCATTGCGGCCGAGGAACTGTCGAGCGAGGCCCCGGTCGCCGTGCTGGCCGGCAATCAGGTGCTCTTCTGCTCGTCCAGCGCTCGCCTCGACGGGGTGCGGCGTGGCATGCGCCGCCGAGACGCGGTGGCGCGCTGTCCCGAGCTGAGCTGCATCGAGGGCAACGAGGCGCGGGACCAGCGGGCGTACGAGCAGGTGCTGTCCGGACTGGAGCAGTTGGTCGCCACCGTCACGCCGCTGCGGCCGGGGCTATGTGCGCTGCCGGTGCCGCGCCGGTTCTATGGCGGTGAGCCACAGGCGGCGGCGGTGATTGCGGAGATGCTGGTGGAGTACGGGGTGTGGGACTGCCGGGTCGGTGTCGCCGACGGCATGTTCGCCGCCGAGCAGGCCGCCCGGCGAGCCGAGGCGCAGAGCTGGTTCGTGGTGCCGGCCGGCGGGTCGGCGCGGTTCCTGGCCGACCTGGAGATCGGCGCCCTGGACGCCGGGGCACCACAGGATTCCGAGCTGGTCAGTCTGTTGCGCCGGCTGGGGATCCGACGGCTGGGGGAGTTCGCCGCGCTGTCGGTGAGGGACGTCGCCACCCGATTCGGTACGCACGGTTCCTGGCTGCACCGACTATGCCGGGGTGCGGATGCTCGGGTTGCCGCCGGTCGACGTCCGCCGCTGGAGTTGACCCAGCGGGCGATGTTCGAGCCACCGCTGGAGACCATCGAGCCGATCGCGTTCAGCACCCGGCAGACCGCGGACCGGTTCGTCGCCGAACTGTCTCGTCATGGCCTGGTCTGCACCACCGTGACCATCGAGGTGCATGGCGATCGGGGATGGCAGGGGATGCGGACCTGGGGGCATCCGCGCTGGTTCTCCTCGGCCGATCTGATCGACCGGGTGTTCTGGCAGTTGCAGGGTGATCCGGCACCGGAGCCGGTCGGTGAGGTCCGGCTGGTGCCGGAGGCGGTGGAGTCGCTCGGGGATCACGGCGACGGGCTGTGGGGCAGCGCCGCCGACGACCGGGTCGATCGGGGGGTCTCCCGCTTGCAGGGGATGCTTGGTCCGGAGGCAGTCGTCGCGCCGGCCGTTCAGGGGGGTCGAGGGCCGGCGCGGCGCCAGGCGTCGGTCCCGTGGGGGGAGCGGGTCGAGGGGTTGCGGTCGGCCTCGCTGCCCTGGCCCGGCAGCATACCGCCACCTGCGCCTACCAGGGTCTTCACTCAACCGCGACCGGCCATGGTGGTCGGTCAGGACGGGCGTCGGGTAACGGTGTCGGATCGTGGTCTGGTGGTAGGCGAGCCGACCCGATTCCGGCCCGATCCGGCCGGTCCGGTGCTCGGAGTGCAGGCCTGGGCCGGGCCATGGCCGATCGACGAGCTCTGGTGGGACCCGGCAGATGCCCGCCAGGTTGCCCGCTTCCAACTCGTCGGCGTGGACGGCAGCGCCTGGTTGCTCGTCGTCGAACGGGGCCAATGGTGGACTGAAGCGCGCTATGACTGA
- a CDS encoding error-prone DNA polymerase — MGWNNPPISWREYEARLSGKVGPDEPLGAEWAGRDQPRVRATSESEPDEAAPLDRNGDPVPPWSRRRAATVAGPATPSTTPVVPYAELHCHSNFSFLDGASDPEALIAEAVSLGLSALAITDHDGLYAVARFAESAQNLTRAGAAAPGVELQTIYGAELSLGLRTPQNGVADPEGSHLLVLARGVEGYHQLAKAITDAQLDGDEKGRPLYDLDQLAATAEGHWTILTGCRKGAVRQALAAGGPSAAAADLDRLTALFGHDRVVVELFDHGRPDDSTINDQLVELARVHELPVVATNAVHYAQPKNYRLATAMAAVRARRSLAEMDGWLPVPGAHLRSGEEMTQIFARYPGVIEQTLAVAADCAFDLKLAKPRLPKLEVPDGHTPASYLRQLCWEGFEELYPGGDRAKAAERLERELTVIEGKDFPGYFLIVHDMVAFARARGILCQGRGSAANSVVCYVLKITAVDPVLYDLPFERFLSAARDEEPDIDVDFDSDRREEVIQEVYRRYRRDKVAQVANVISYRPKSAVRDMAKALGYSTGQQDAWSKQIDSWGRIPPRDEQTHDIPEPVTELANQLLGAPRHLGIHACGMVLTERPVGEVVPIERGRMDARTVLQWDKDSCAYMGLVKFDFLGLGILSAMQYTFDLIAERVGESWTLQSIPKEEPGVYDMLCRADSIGVFQIESRAQIGTLPRLQPRKFYDLVIEIALIRPGPIQGGAVHPYIRRATGRDEAMPPHPALEPVLKRTLGVPLFQEQLMQIATEVGGCTGEEADLLRRAMGSKRGIEKIERIKDKLYDGMKENGIVGEVADGIYARIQAFASFGFAESHAISFALLVYASSWLKLHYPGAFLAGLLRAQPMGFYSPQSLVADARRHGVEVRRPDIALSGIDADLEPLVAGETMIPGGMSSCLDRDQPEVGKFNRSAPDLSAEHRRDGSTAVRLGLTSVTSIGRAVAERILAERERQSYADINDVVRRAGLTVAQTEALATAGAFDSFGLSRRQALWNAGYADSADTLPGTAIDAAPPELPGMSDVELTVADLWATKISPGEHPVSHLRDALDGLGIRQVGTLGEADDTCRVRVAGLVTHRQRPGTAGGVTFLNLEDETGMLNIVCSAPMWNRYRRVGRQSNALVIRGRVEHADGVTNLVAERFDPLALVLPTARALGQHRSRDFH; from the coding sequence ATGGGTTGGAATAATCCGCCGATTTCGTGGCGGGAGTATGAGGCGCGGTTGTCGGGCAAGGTCGGTCCGGATGAGCCGCTGGGTGCGGAGTGGGCGGGGCGGGACCAGCCGCGGGTGCGGGCTACGTCTGAGTCCGAGCCTGATGAGGCGGCCCCGCTGGATCGCAATGGGGATCCGGTGCCGCCGTGGAGTCGGCGGCGCGCTGCTACGGTTGCGGGGCCCGCGACTCCCAGCACGACGCCGGTGGTTCCGTACGCGGAGTTGCATTGTCACAGCAACTTCAGCTTCCTGGACGGGGCCTCCGATCCGGAGGCGCTGATCGCCGAGGCGGTCTCGCTCGGATTGTCCGCGTTGGCGATCACCGATCATGACGGGCTGTATGCGGTGGCACGGTTCGCCGAGTCGGCGCAGAATTTAACGCGCGCTGGTGCTGCCGCACCGGGAGTCGAGCTGCAGACGATCTACGGTGCCGAGCTGTCGCTGGGACTGCGTACGCCGCAGAACGGGGTCGCCGATCCGGAGGGTTCGCATCTGCTGGTGCTGGCTCGCGGCGTCGAGGGCTATCACCAGCTGGCCAAGGCGATCACGGACGCCCAGTTGGACGGCGATGAGAAGGGTCGCCCGCTCTACGATCTCGACCAGCTCGCCGCCACCGCCGAGGGTCACTGGACGATCCTGACCGGCTGTCGGAAGGGTGCCGTCCGGCAGGCATTGGCAGCCGGCGGGCCGTCGGCTGCTGCCGCGGACTTGGACCGGCTGACCGCCCTGTTCGGTCACGACCGGGTGGTCGTCGAGCTGTTCGACCACGGTCGCCCTGACGACTCCACGATCAACGACCAGCTGGTCGAGTTGGCTCGCGTGCACGAGCTGCCGGTGGTTGCCACCAATGCGGTGCACTATGCCCAGCCCAAGAACTACCGGCTGGCCACGGCGATGGCGGCGGTCCGGGCTCGGCGCAGCCTGGCGGAGATGGACGGCTGGCTGCCGGTCCCTGGAGCTCATCTGCGGTCGGGAGAGGAGATGACGCAGATCTTTGCCCGCTATCCCGGGGTGATCGAGCAGACCTTGGCGGTGGCCGCAGACTGCGCCTTCGACCTGAAGCTGGCCAAGCCTCGCTTGCCGAAGCTCGAGGTGCCGGACGGCCACACACCGGCGAGCTATCTGCGGCAGCTGTGCTGGGAAGGATTCGAGGAGCTCTATCCCGGTGGCGATCGAGCGAAGGCGGCCGAGCGGCTGGAACGCGAGCTGACGGTGATCGAGGGAAAGGACTTCCCTGGCTACTTCCTGATCGTGCATGACATGGTTGCCTTTGCGCGCGCACGCGGGATCCTCTGCCAGGGCCGGGGGTCGGCAGCCAACTCGGTGGTCTGCTATGTCCTCAAGATCACCGCGGTCGACCCGGTCCTGTACGACTTGCCGTTCGAACGGTTCCTGTCCGCGGCCCGGGACGAGGAGCCCGACATCGACGTCGATTTCGACTCCGACCGGCGCGAGGAGGTGATCCAAGAGGTCTACCGGCGCTATCGTCGGGACAAGGTCGCCCAGGTCGCCAATGTGATCAGTTACCGACCCAAGTCCGCGGTTCGCGACATGGCCAAGGCGCTCGGCTATTCCACCGGTCAGCAGGATGCCTGGTCCAAGCAGATCGACTCCTGGGGACGCATTCCGCCGCGCGACGAGCAGACTCACGACATCCCCGAACCGGTGACCGAGCTGGCCAATCAGCTGCTCGGTGCCCCGCGACATCTCGGCATCCATGCCTGCGGGATGGTGCTCACCGAGCGGCCGGTGGGCGAGGTCGTGCCGATCGAGCGCGGCCGGATGGATGCCCGCACGGTGCTGCAGTGGGACAAGGACAGCTGCGCCTACATGGGGTTGGTCAAATTCGACTTTCTCGGCCTGGGAATCCTCAGCGCGATGCAATACACCTTCGACCTGATCGCTGAGCGGGTTGGTGAGTCATGGACGTTGCAATCCATCCCCAAGGAGGAGCCCGGTGTCTACGACATGCTCTGCCGGGCAGATTCGATCGGAGTGTTCCAGATCGAAAGCCGGGCTCAGATCGGCACCCTGCCCCGGCTGCAGCCGCGTAAGTTCTACGACCTGGTGATCGAGATCGCGCTGATCCGGCCTGGCCCGATCCAGGGTGGAGCCGTACACCCGTACATCCGGCGCGCGACGGGTCGGGATGAGGCAATGCCTCCGCATCCGGCGCTCGAGCCGGTGCTGAAGCGGACGCTGGGAGTGCCGTTGTTCCAGGAGCAGCTGATGCAGATCGCTACCGAAGTCGGCGGCTGTACCGGCGAGGAGGCTGACCTGCTGCGGCGGGCGATGGGCTCCAAACGCGGGATCGAGAAGATCGAGCGGATCAAGGACAAGCTGTACGACGGGATGAAGGAGAACGGCATCGTCGGCGAGGTGGCCGACGGCATCTACGCCCGGATCCAGGCGTTTGCCAGTTTTGGCTTCGCCGAGAGCCACGCGATCTCTTTTGCTTTGTTGGTGTATGCCAGCTCCTGGCTGAAGCTGCACTATCCGGGCGCGTTCCTGGCCGGACTGCTGCGGGCGCAGCCGATGGGGTTCTACTCACCGCAGTCGCTGGTGGCCGACGCCCGGCGGCATGGGGTGGAGGTACGCCGCCCCGACATCGCGCTCTCTGGAATAGATGCCGATCTGGAGCCGCTGGTCGCGGGGGAGACGATGATCCCCGGTGGAATGAGCAGTTGCCTGGATCGCGACCAGCCCGAAGTGGGAAAGTTCAACCGATCGGCACCGGATCTCAGTGCCGAGCACCGCAGGGACGGCTCGACGGCGGTCCGACTAGGACTGACCTCGGTCACCAGCATCGGCCGGGCGGTGGCCGAGCGGATCCTGGCCGAACGGGAGCGGCAGTCGTACGCCGACATCAACGACGTCGTACGCCGCGCCGGCCTGACCGTCGCCCAGACCGAGGCGTTGGCCACCGCCGGAGCGTTCGACAGTTTCGGACTGAGCCGGCGACAGGCGCTGTGGAATGCCGGGTATGCCGACTCCGCCGACACCCTGCCCGGCACCGCGATCGATGCCGCCCCACCGGAGCTGCCCGGGATGAGCGATGTCGAGTTGACCGTGGCCGATCTCTGGGCGACCAAGATCTCACCCGGGGAGCACCCGGTCTCCCATCTGCGAGACGCCCTGGACGGATTGGGCATCCGGCAGGTCGGCACGCTCGGGGAGGCAGACGACACCTGCCGGGTGCGGGTCGCCGGGCTGGTCACTCACCGCCAGCGTCCAGGCACGGCGGGTGGGGTGACCTTCCTCAACCTGGAGGACGAGACCGGGATGCTCAACATCGTTTGCTCGGCACCGATGTGGAACCGCTATCGCCGGGTCGGCCGGCAGAGCAACGCGCTGGTCATTCGCGGCCGGGTGGAGCATGCCGACGGCGTCACCAACCTGGTCGCCGAGCGGTTCGATCCGCTCGCCCTGGTGCTGCCGACCGCTAGGGCTCTCGGCCAGCATCGGTCCCGCGATTTCCACTGA
- a CDS encoding toll/interleukin-1 receptor domain-containing protein, whose amino-acid sequence MSDKIFVSYSRKNEIEVRRLVDRLRKDGFDVWFDRDAILAGQKWADEIRCAVEDARAVLVCLSSQWIHQKGYVQKELRMIVEASQVRPWNDTWIIPVKLDHLVDLPQQLRDLHAVQLDTESGYQKLTTALGAVVRAAPGAPPVDEASAPSAFEEFFIDAIERGAVIHSDPWMEAGSQEELEFKQLLRGRMDSGIDAMEARDYAKVLTVWQPLREHRLFDLDSPVWDGRPYFLAQILSGKCHVFIALAQLNQQDASIGVEALNSFAELVRQPPFSMKGASSDRLSPESAAIHNLNYKDTLAFALEWFTGWTPSVFQSFYGVPQQQVRDVIHRAETRIREIDFLLERFPIQHTD is encoded by the coding sequence GTGAGTGACAAGATCTTCGTCTCTTACTCGCGCAAGAATGAGATAGAGGTGCGTCGGCTGGTCGACCGTTTGAGAAAGGACGGCTTCGACGTCTGGTTCGATCGAGACGCCATCTTGGCGGGCCAGAAATGGGCCGACGAGATACGTTGTGCGGTCGAGGATGCCCGAGCCGTGCTGGTCTGCCTCTCCTCTCAGTGGATTCATCAGAAGGGCTATGTCCAAAAGGAGCTGCGGATGATCGTCGAGGCATCGCAAGTGAGGCCGTGGAATGACACCTGGATTATTCCCGTCAAGCTAGATCATCTCGTTGACCTTCCCCAGCAACTGAGGGATCTGCATGCAGTCCAACTCGACACGGAGTCCGGCTACCAGAAGCTGACGACCGCCCTCGGTGCCGTTGTCCGTGCTGCCCCTGGCGCTCCGCCCGTCGACGAGGCCTCTGCCCCTAGCGCCTTCGAGGAGTTCTTTATCGACGCGATCGAACGCGGAGCCGTGATCCACTCGGATCCGTGGATGGAGGCCGGCAGCCAGGAGGAGCTCGAGTTCAAGCAGTTGCTGCGGGGCCGGATGGACTCTGGGATCGATGCGATGGAGGCGAGAGACTACGCTAAGGTGTTGACCGTCTGGCAGCCGCTTCGTGAGCACCGTCTTTTTGACCTCGATAGTCCGGTGTGGGACGGACGCCCGTACTTCCTCGCTCAAATCCTGTCCGGGAAGTGTCATGTCTTCATCGCACTGGCGCAGCTGAATCAGCAGGATGCATCGATCGGCGTCGAGGCGCTCAACTCATTTGCCGAGCTCGTGAGACAACCCCCGTTTTCGATGAAGGGAGCGAGTTCAGATCGGCTCTCGCCAGAGAGTGCGGCAATCCACAATCTGAACTACAAGGACACGCTCGCCTTCGCGCTTGAGTGGTTCACCGGCTGGACTCCGTCGGTCTTCCAGAGCTTCTACGGGGTGCCGCAGCAGCAGGTCCGGGACGTCATCCATAGGGCAGAGACGAGAATCAGGGAGATCGACTTCCTCCTCGAGAGGTTTCCGATTCAGCACACCGACTAG
- a CDS encoding cation:proton antiporter: protein MESSFISLLWIAICAVAAPLLAGLVPRRLVPEVVILLVAGVIIGPFGMGLATTDDAIGLLRELGLGMLFLLAGYEIELSELTGRAGRRALVTWAICLGTALALVFLVSLTGALHAEVALAIALCSTALGTLLPILKDGGLLTSPVGKSVMNHGAYGELGPVIAMAVLLGTGGPAEALVAVIMFALLAAAITLPWRRIRRETSKMMSLIRAGSETTGQTTVRLTVLLLVALCVLAEVFDLDVVLGAFAAGFILRRALPSGDEQLEHKLNGLAFGLLIPVFFVTSGMAIDPAAVAAQPLTLVLFVLMIMLVRGLPVFLSSKLERDPTTRQQIFDTRDSARIGLFAATGLPIIVAVTSTAVSAGQMSPANASVLVAGGAITVLTMPLAATLLAGHNKDRLDPPTSEVSPSRPV from the coding sequence GTGGAGTCATCATTCATATCGCTGTTGTGGATCGCCATCTGCGCCGTGGCAGCTCCGCTGCTCGCGGGGTTGGTGCCACGCCGCCTGGTCCCCGAGGTCGTCATCCTGCTGGTGGCAGGCGTGATCATCGGACCCTTCGGGATGGGGCTTGCGACAACCGACGACGCGATCGGGCTGCTCCGCGAGCTCGGTCTCGGCATGCTGTTTCTGCTGGCCGGCTATGAGATCGAGCTCTCCGAACTGACCGGACGAGCGGGTCGCCGAGCCCTCGTCACCTGGGCGATCTGCCTTGGCACGGCGCTCGCCCTGGTCTTCCTCGTCTCCCTGACCGGAGCCCTCCATGCCGAGGTGGCGCTGGCGATCGCCCTGTGCTCGACGGCGCTGGGCACGCTGCTGCCGATTCTGAAGGACGGCGGACTGCTCACCAGCCCGGTCGGGAAGTCGGTGATGAACCACGGCGCGTACGGGGAACTCGGCCCGGTGATCGCGATGGCGGTCCTGCTCGGCACCGGCGGACCTGCCGAAGCACTGGTGGCGGTGATCATGTTCGCGCTCCTCGCAGCCGCTATCACCCTGCCCTGGCGGCGGATCCGTCGCGAGACCTCGAAGATGATGTCACTGATCCGGGCGGGGTCGGAGACCACCGGACAGACCACCGTCCGGCTCACGGTGCTGTTGCTGGTCGCGCTCTGCGTCCTGGCCGAGGTCTTCGATCTCGATGTGGTGCTCGGCGCCTTCGCCGCCGGCTTCATCCTCCGCCGAGCACTCCCCAGCGGCGATGAGCAGTTGGAGCACAAGCTCAACGGCTTGGCCTTCGGCTTGCTGATCCCGGTCTTCTTCGTCACCTCAGGAATGGCGATCGACCCCGCCGCGGTCGCCGCGCAACCGCTCACGCTGGTCCTGTTCGTGCTGATGATCATGCTCGTCCGCGGTCTGCCCGTGTTCCTTTCCAGCAAACTGGAGCGCGATCCGACCACGCGTCAGCAGATATTCGACACCCGGGACAGCGCCCGGATCGGGCTCTTCGCGGCAACCGGGCTGCCGATCATCGTGGCGGTCACTTCTACCGCTGTGTCGGCGGGCCAGATGAGCCCGGCGAACGCATCCGTGCTGGTGGCGGGCGGGGCGATCACCGTCCTGACCATGCCGTTGGCGGCAACCCTGCTGGCTGGGCACAACAAGGATCGGTTGGATCCTCCGACGTCGGAGGTCAGTCCGTCTCGCCCCGTTTAA
- a CDS encoding Dps family protein yields MVIVNAPSNLAATSEVAAGAAQFLTPVVIDLEALVVNGKQAHWHVRGGSFIGIHELLDSVVDHAQDFADTAAERVVALGLPLDSRVATVAAKATLPTLADGFQSWENTVAAVVGQIDAALVTVRAAVAGLDDIDLSSQDVAIEIERGLTKDRWLLQAHLAS; encoded by the coding sequence ATGGTCATCGTGAACGCACCGTCCAATCTCGCTGCGACCTCGGAGGTCGCCGCCGGTGCTGCGCAGTTCCTCACCCCCGTCGTCATCGACCTGGAGGCGCTCGTCGTCAACGGCAAGCAGGCGCACTGGCACGTCCGCGGTGGCAGCTTCATCGGCATCCACGAGCTCCTGGACTCCGTCGTCGACCACGCCCAGGACTTCGCCGACACCGCCGCAGAGCGGGTCGTCGCCCTCGGTCTGCCGCTTGACTCCAGGGTCGCCACCGTAGCCGCGAAGGCCACGCTGCCGACTCTCGCCGACGGTTTCCAGAGCTGGGAGAACACGGTGGCGGCCGTCGTCGGTCAGATCGACGCCGCCCTGGTCACCGTTCGGGCCGCTGTCGCCGGTCTCGACGACATCGACCTGTCCAGCCAGGATGTCGCCATCGAGATCGAGCGCGGGCTGACCAAGGATCGCTGGCTGCTCCAGGCGCACCTCGCCTCCTGA
- a CDS encoding SIP domain-containing protein: MRPHRRRGPLQHVLVAGSFDELPVIEAVLLLLPKTAYGQVLVETPEHLELPALELPPRMTIARLARGLDDEPGSLVATAVQAWLEEWTPAEPDPARTVTAWVGGVACDPYHFAGATIRSL; encoded by the coding sequence ATGAGGCCTCATCGGCGCCGCGGACCCTTGCAGCACGTGCTCGTGGCGGGCAGTTTCGACGAACTGCCTGTCATCGAAGCGGTGCTGTTGTTGCTGCCCAAGACGGCGTACGGACAGGTGCTGGTGGAGACGCCGGAGCACCTCGAATTGCCCGCACTCGAACTGCCGCCGCGGATGACGATCGCGCGGCTCGCCCGCGGCCTGGACGATGAACCCGGTTCCCTGGTCGCCACGGCCGTTCAAGCTTGGCTCGAGGAGTGGACTCCCGCGGAGCCCGACCCGGCCCGCACCGTCACGGCGTGGGTCGGTGGCGTTGCCTGCGACCCGTACCATTTCGCCGGCGCGACCATTCGGAGCCTGTAG
- a CDS encoding YncE family protein produces the protein MTSILSRWSGTWRRLAVMLAVLGLAALLAVPADAGPRSSPVANRDYLVVADPQAKALHVYRASGNRRTGSLHGIAISAHGGTLPLPDGRLIVVDDANARVVAISINSRGKPRIVKSVAIPGSRWGGMTWGAADPSLRYFAFSGQPRDAVVSPIVVVDLDTFDIWHHDLQLTLDGTGTTPETQVYLAGDPLRLVMLGGSGFSSTLLSDFLETEYVAGCAMGRPRCFPIKAGNVPSGNGAHGPVVARDGSAVFTTTAEGFAGAKVAADGLTDARRVPYATDIRDIPNSFHPRLAADERTVWGAVTENPAVPVERWATARNDVSIIDSVSYDTRLVRVPDGKVSKLAISSTYAAVSTIHPEGDALTLLDADRGSPTFGRIVGTVALPSSTDGPREGRSIVGTQPHVVTLDPDGRRAYVTNGGDGTITVVDTERRRIVRTIRTPTPLNDGGYLVVVEPGAPVHDLIPR, from the coding sequence GTGACTTCCATACTCTCTCGCTGGTCCGGGACCTGGCGCCGACTGGCCGTCATGCTCGCCGTCCTCGGACTCGCGGCGCTGCTGGCCGTTCCTGCCGACGCCGGTCCCAGAAGCTCGCCGGTGGCCAACCGGGACTACCTCGTGGTCGCCGACCCGCAGGCCAAGGCCTTGCACGTCTATCGCGCCTCCGGCAACAGGCGTACCGGCTCGTTGCACGGCATCGCCATCTCCGCCCATGGCGGCACACTGCCGCTGCCCGATGGCCGGTTGATTGTCGTCGACGATGCCAACGCCCGAGTCGTGGCGATCTCGATCAATTCCCGAGGCAAGCCCCGAATCGTCAAGAGTGTCGCGATTCCCGGTTCTCGCTGGGGCGGCATGACCTGGGGTGCGGCGGACCCGAGCCTGCGCTACTTCGCCTTCAGCGGTCAGCCCAGGGATGCCGTCGTGAGCCCGATCGTGGTGGTGGATCTGGACACCTTCGACATCTGGCACCACGACCTCCAGCTCACTCTGGATGGCACCGGCACGACACCGGAGACCCAGGTCTACCTGGCCGGCGACCCGCTCCGGCTCGTCATGTTGGGCGGGTCCGGCTTCAGCAGCACGTTGCTGTCCGATTTTCTGGAGACCGAGTACGTGGCAGGCTGCGCGATGGGCCGGCCCAGGTGCTTTCCCATCAAGGCCGGCAACGTTCCGTCCGGCAACGGCGCCCATGGGCCGGTCGTCGCTCGCGACGGCTCGGCCGTCTTCACCACCACCGCAGAAGGTTTCGCCGGCGCCAAGGTCGCGGCAGACGGCCTGACCGATGCCCGTCGGGTTCCCTACGCCACTGACATCCGCGACATCCCCAACAGCTTCCACCCACGGCTCGCCGCCGACGAACGAACGGTCTGGGGTGCGGTCACCGAGAACCCGGCGGTGCCCGTGGAGCGCTGGGCCACCGCGAGAAACGATGTCAGCATCATCGACTCCGTCAGCTACGACACCCGGTTGGTCCGAGTGCCCGACGGAAAGGTCAGCAAACTGGCCATCTCATCGACGTACGCGGCAGTCAGCACCATCCACCCCGAGGGCGACGCGCTGACGCTGCTGGATGCGGACCGCGGCTCTCCCACCTTTGGCCGGATCGTTGGCACGGTGGCGCTCCCCTCTTCCACCGATGGACCCAGGGAAGGCAGGTCCATCGTCGGAACGCAGCCGCATGTCGTCACTCTCGATCCGGACGGTCGACGCGCCTACGTCACCAATGGCGGCGACGGCACGATCACCGTGGTCGACACCGAACGCCGCCGTATCGTCAGGACCATCCGCACTCCGACACCATTGAACGATGGCGGCTACCTAGTCGTCGTCGAGCCAGGGGCGCCGGTCCACGACCTGATCCCTCGCTGA